A genomic region of Leptolyngbya sp. NIES-2104 contains the following coding sequences:
- the eis gene encoding enhanced intracellular survival protein Eis, whose amino-acid sequence MFTYHKPQHPEELKQLGNILVQCFNAPGEPVFLNRIGIENTRILKSEGQVAGGLGLLSLGQWYNGVNIPMVGIAGVGIAPEYRGKGSAIALMKSVLEELYTQEVPISVLFSAAQPLYRKAGYEQAGALCSWEVSTDTIQSQKHTLEVRSLDLDSDLFEQLYKQQAPNNHGFLDRNSAIWEAIKQSNPRTYAYQFGDEGYIIFHQEQDSIIVRDWVLQTAAAVRQFWTFLANHRSQVERIEWKSSPVDALSLCLPDQTAKLKWLRCWLLRIVHLQHALQHRNYPNINAELHLDIQDSILPNNQGKFILTVENGRGIVTSGGRGELQLEIRSLSPLYTGLFTVEQLAQISLLTGTPEAIQTAARIFASSNPWMPDFF is encoded by the coding sequence ATGTTTACTTACCACAAACCTCAGCATCCAGAAGAGCTAAAACAACTCGGAAACATTCTTGTTCAATGTTTTAATGCTCCGGGTGAACCTGTATTTCTTAATCGTATTGGCATTGAAAACACTCGGATTTTGAAAAGCGAAGGTCAAGTCGCGGGCGGATTAGGATTGTTGTCGTTGGGGCAATGGTACAACGGCGTTAACATTCCGATGGTCGGTATCGCGGGTGTTGGAATTGCACCGGAATATCGGGGGAAAGGGAGCGCGATCGCACTAATGAAATCCGTTCTCGAAGAACTCTACACCCAAGAAGTACCGATTTCTGTTCTATTTTCTGCGGCTCAGCCATTGTACCGAAAAGCAGGCTACGAGCAAGCTGGAGCGCTCTGTAGTTGGGAAGTTTCAACTGATACCATTCAAAGTCAGAAACACACATTAGAAGTGCGATCGCTAGATTTAGATTCAGATCTATTTGAGCAACTATACAAGCAGCAAGCGCCGAATAATCATGGATTTCTCGATCGCAATTCAGCCATCTGGGAAGCGATCAAACAATCAAATCCACGAACTTATGCGTATCAGTTCGGCGATGAAGGCTACATCATTTTTCATCAGGAGCAAGACAGCATTATTGTCAGAGACTGGGTGTTACAAACTGCGGCAGCGGTGAGACAGTTCTGGACATTCTTGGCAAATCATCGATCGCAAGTCGAGCGCATCGAATGGAAAAGCTCACCCGTTGATGCACTGAGCTTATGTTTACCGGATCAAACCGCAAAACTGAAATGGCTTCGATGCTGGTTACTGCGAATTGTTCACCTGCAACACGCACTCCAACATCGAAACTATCCAAATATCAATGCTGAACTTCACTTAGACATTCAAGATTCAATCCTGCCAAACAATCAAGGCAAGTTCATTCTGACGGTCGAAAACGGGCGCGGCATCGTGACATCAGGCGGACGCGGAGAACTACAGCTTGAAATCCGATCGCTGTCTCCACTCTACACAGGTCTTTTCACCGTCGAACAATTAGCACAAATATCACTCCTCACAGGAACACCCGAAGCGATTCAAACAGCGGCGCGAATCTTTGCCAGTTCTAATCCCTGGATGCCTGATTTCTTTTAG
- a CDS encoding tetratricopeptide repeat protein: MRLFNVLFALALIVSTAKSTLAQSAADYRQQGIQYRAQDQFPQAIGAFQKAVKLDEKNLSGRLGLGWTLHLANRRQEAIGVLQGTIPYNPFNIETFNALGIAYLVNGDLINAVAAHTWSTMLDRNNEIPFFNLSLAYERLAMYDWAVESGKRAAELEPNNPHPWIALAIAYQGQGDRVSAKQIFQQAINVDPRYGDRASLNYLSKAAFSPEQIKTAQQLLVTIQ, from the coding sequence ATGCGTCTTTTTAATGTTCTATTCGCGCTTGCATTGATCGTTAGTACAGCGAAATCTACACTCGCTCAATCTGCCGCAGACTATCGCCAGCAGGGAATTCAGTATCGTGCTCAAGATCAATTTCCGCAAGCGATCGGTGCGTTTCAAAAAGCCGTCAAGCTCGATGAAAAAAACCTTTCCGGTCGCCTTGGACTCGGTTGGACTTTGCACTTAGCAAACCGTCGCCAAGAAGCGATCGGTGTTCTGCAAGGCACGATTCCCTACAATCCGTTCAACATTGAAACCTTTAATGCACTGGGAATCGCTTACTTAGTCAATGGAGATTTGATCAATGCGGTTGCGGCACATACTTGGTCAACGATGCTCGATCGAAACAATGAAATTCCGTTCTTCAACTTGAGCTTGGCGTATGAACGATTAGCCATGTATGACTGGGCGGTTGAATCTGGGAAACGGGCAGCAGAACTAGAGCCGAACAATCCGCATCCTTGGATTGCACTCGCGATCGCGTATCAGGGACAAGGCGATCGAGTTTCTGCAAAACAAATTTTTCAGCAAGCGATCAATGTTGATCCGAGATATGGCGATCGCGCTTCATTAAACTATCTTTCTAAAGCAGCGTTTAGCCCCGAACAAATCAAAACGGCTCAGCAACTCCTCGTCACAATTCAATAA